A single region of the Epinephelus moara isolate mb chromosome 16, YSFRI_EMoa_1.0, whole genome shotgun sequence genome encodes:
- the srpk1a gene encoding SRSF protein kinase 1a isoform X1: MERKVLALQARKKRGKAKKTTKKQPVNPRARQHPQQEASPQEPEEPEEILGSDDEEQEDPNDYCKGGYHHVKVGDLYNGKYHVIRKLGWGHFSTVWLAWDIQVKRFVAMKVVKSAEHYTETAVDEIKLLRSVRNSDTNDPNREMVVQMLDDFKISGINGTHVCMVFEVLGHHLLKWIIKSNYQGLPLPCVKSIIKQVLQGLDYLHTKCQIIHTDIKPENILMSVDEPYVRKLAAEATEWQRAGAPPPSGSAISTAPAPKQTVKMSKNKKKKLKKKQKRQAELLEKCILDLEEMEKTTEPREDEEDEDEDPQSPKGRACAPLRQVSMQEIVNEEIEESSVDADLIRVGPEGLSEVNCNGHVESDQRQSQWREEDQHNGNAEPTEQCASQEEQHEESPVQLMCNGVDSADLTELDTETEGRGARSGKTERHHPAGREEGELQQSILQEEDEDEGGHDRLNGKLTAGSLLVNPLEPVNSDKIKVKIADLGNACWVHKHFTEDIQTRQYRSLEVLIGAGYSTPADIWSTACMAFELATGDYLFEPHSGEDYSRDEDHLALMIELLGKIPRHYALSGKYSQEYFTKRGDLKHITKLKPWGLLEVLIDKYEWPREEAECFTDFLLPMLELIPEKRATAAECLRHPWLTL, from the exons ATGGAGAGGAAAG TTCTGGCACTCCAGGCGAGGAAGAAGAGGGGGAAAGCAAAGAAGACCACCAAAAA GCAGCCAGTCAATCCAAGAGCTCGACAACATCCCCAGCAAGAAGCCTCGCCACAGGAACCCGAGGAACCTGAGGAGATCCTTGGCTCTGACGATGAGGAGCAGGAAGACCCCAATGACTACTGCAAAG GTGGCTACCACCATGTGAAAGTAGGAGACCTTTACAATGGAAAATACCATGTGATCCGGAAACTGGGCTGGGGACACTTCTCCACCGTGTGGCTCGCCTGGGACATCCA GGTTAAGAGGTTTGTTGCAATGAAGGTGGTGAAGAGTGCGGAGCACTACACAGAGACAGCAGTGGATGAGATCAAACTCCTCAGATCC GTCAGAAACTCAGACACCAATGACCCCAACCGGGAGATGGTGGTCCAGATGTTAGACGACTTCAAGATCTCTGGTATTAATGGAACTC ATGTCTGCATGGTGTTTGAGGTGTTGGGGCATCACTTATTAAAGTGGATAATAAAGTCCAATTACCAGGGGCTGCCCCTGCCATGTGTGAAGAGCATCATAAAACAG gTACTCCAAGGCCTGGACTACTTGCACACAAAGTGTCAGATCATCCACACAGACATCAAGCCAGAGAATATCCTGATGAGTGTCGATGAGCCTTATGTACGGAAGCTTGCAGCTGAAGCCACGGAGTGGCAGAGGGCTGGGGCTCCTCCTCCCTCCGGTTCAGCAA TAAGCACAGCGCCTGCTCCAAAACAG acgGTAAAAATGTccaagaacaagaagaagaagttaaaaaagaagcagaagcGTCAGGCGGAGCTGCTGGAAAAGTGCATCCTGGacctggaggagatggagaagaCCACAGAGCCAcgagaggatgaagaggatgaagatgaggacCCGCAGTCTCCAAAGGGACGGGCCTGCGCTCCACTCAGACAGGTGTCTATGCAGGAGATAGTTAACGAGGAGATAGAGG AGAGCAGTGTGGATGCAGATCTCATAAGGGTGGGACCAGAGGGACTGTCGGAGGTGAACTGCAATGGCCATGTGGAGTCAGACCAGAGGCAGTCCCAGTGGAGGGAAGAAGACCAACACAATGGCAACGCAGAGCCCACAGAGCAATGTGCCAGTCAGGAGGAGCAGCATGAGGAGTCCCCTGTTCAACTCATGTGCAATGGTGTGGACTCTGCGGATCTTACAGAGCTGGACACTGAGACTGAGGGCAGGGGTGCTCGtagtggaaaaactgagagaCACCATCCTGCTGGGCGGGAGGAGGGAGAGCTGCAGcaaagcattttgcaggaggaggatgaggatgagggagggCACGACAGACTGAACG GCAAGCTCACAGCAGGATCCCTGCTAGTTAACCCCCTTGAGCCAGTCAATTCAGACAAGATCAAGGTCAAGATTGCAGACTTGGGAAACGCCTGCTGGGTG caCAAGCACTTTACAGAAGACATCCAGACACGGCAGTACAGGTCCTTAGAGGTGCTCATTGGTGCTGGATACAGCACACCGGCCGATATATGGAGCACAGCCTGCATG GCCTTTGAGCTCGCCACAGGGGACTACTTGTTTGAACCACATTCTGGGGAAGATTATTCCAGGGATGAAG ACCATCTTGCTCTCATGATTGAGTTGCTCGGTAAAATTCCTCGTCACTATGCTCTGAGTGGGAAATACTCACAGGAATACTTCACCAAGAGAG GTGATTTGAAACACATCACCAAGCTGAAGCCGTGGGGCCTGCTCGAGGTGCTGATTGACAAGTATGAGTGGCCCCGTGAAGAAGCCGAGTGCTTTACTGACTTCCTGCTTCCCATGCTGGAGCTGATCCCAGAGAAGAGAGCCACAGCCGCGGAGTGCTTGCGTCACCCCTGGCTCACCCTCTAG
- the mapk14a gene encoding mitogen-activated protein kinase 14A isoform X2 → MSQKERPKFYRQEVNKTIWEVPERYQNLSPVGSGAYGSVCSAHDMTSFSKVAVKKLSRPFQSIIHAKRTYRELRLLKHMKHENVIGLLDVFSPATSLKEFTDVYLVTHLMGADLNNIVKCQKLTDDHVQFLIYQILRGLKYIHSADIIHRDLKPSNLAVNEDCELKILDFGLARHTDDEMTGYVATRWYRAPEIMLNWMHYNMTVDIWSVGCIMAELLTGKTLFPGTDHIDQLKLIMMLVGTPGPELLMKISSESARNYISSLAQTPKRNFADVFIGANPLAVDLLEKMLVLDTDKRITAAEALAHPYFGQYHDPDDEPEAEPYDQSFESRELEIEEWKRLTYEELCSFEPPIFDEDDME, encoded by the exons ATGTCGCAGAAAGAGAGACCCAAGTTTTATCGACAGGAGGTCAACAAGACGATATGGGAAGTCCCAGAGCGGTACCAAAACCTGTCCCCGGTTGGCTCTGGCGCCTACGGCTCCGTCTG ttcgGCACATGACATGACATCATTTTCCAAGGTAGCTGTGAAGAAGCTCTCTCGGCCATTTCAGTCCATCATCCACGCCAAGAGAACGTACAGAGAGCTGCGGCTGCTGAAgcacatgaaacatgaaaat GTGATTGGCCTCCTAGATGTCTTCAGCCCTGCAACGAGTCTGAAGGAATTCACTGATGT GTATCTGGTGACTCACTTAATGGGGGCAGATCTCAACAACATAGTGAAATGTCAGAAACTCACAGATGACCACGTGCAGTTCCTCATATACCAGATCCTCAGAGGGTTAAAG TATATCCACTCCGCAGACATCATTCACAGA GATTTGAAACCTAGTAATCTGGCGGTGAATGAAGACTGTGAGCTTAAG ATTTTGGATTTTGGTTTGGCACGGCACACTGATGATGAGATGACTGGCTACGTGGCCACCCGCTGGTACCGCGCACCAGAGATCATGTTGAACTGGATGCATTACAACATGACAG TGGATATTTGGTCAGTGGGCTGTATAATGGCAGAACTCCTTACTGGAAAAACTCTTTTTCCTGGAACTGACC ACATTGATCAGTTGAAGCTAATCATGATGCTCGTCGGGACACCAGGGCCTGAGCTCTTGATGAAAATATCTTCAGAGTCT GCCAGGAACTACATCAGCTCCTTGGCACAGACTCCCAAGAGGAACTTTGCTGATGTGTTCATTGGTGCCAACCCACTCG CTGTGGACCTCCTGGAGAAAATGCTGGTTCTGGACACAGACAAGCGGATAACAGCGGCCGAGGCTTTGGCTCACCCATACTTCGGCCAGTATCACGACCCAGACGACGAGCCAGAGGCCGAGCCCTATGACCAGAGCTTTGAGAGCCGCGAGCTGGAGATTGAAGAGTGGAAAC GATTAACCTACGAGGAGCTGTGTAGTTTTGAGCCACCTATCTTTGATGAGGACGACATGGAGTGA
- the srpk1a gene encoding SRSF protein kinase 1a isoform X2, with protein MERKVLALQARKKRGKAKKTTKKQPVNPRARQHPQQEASPQEPEEPEEILGSDDEEQEDPNDYCKGGYHHVKVGDLYNGKYHVIRKLGWGHFSTVWLAWDIQVKRFVAMKVVKSAEHYTETAVDEIKLLRSVRNSDTNDPNREMVVQMLDDFKISGINGTHVCMVFEVLGHHLLKWIIKSNYQGLPLPCVKSIIKQVLQGLDYLHTKCQIIHTDIKPENILMSVDEPYVRKLAAEATEWQRAGAPPPSGSAISTAPAPKQTVKMSKNKKKKLKKKQKRQAELLEKCILDLEEMEKTTEPREDEEDEDEDPQSPKGRACAPLRQVSMQEIVNEEIEESSVDADLIRVGPEGLSEVNCNGHVESDQRQSQWREEDQHNGNAEPTEQCASQEEQHEESPVQLMCNGVDSADLTELDTETEGRGARSGKTERHHPAGREEGELQQSILQEEDEDEGGHDRLNGKLTAGSLLVNPLEPVNSDKIKVKIADLGNACWVHKHFTEDIQTRQYRSLEVLIGAGYSTPADIWSTACMAFELATGDYLFEPHSGEDYSRDEDHIALIIELLGSVPRKLIMSGKYSKDFFTKKGDLKHITKLKPWGLLEVLIDKYEWPREEAECFTDFLLPMLELIPEKRATAAECLRHPWLTL; from the exons ATGGAGAGGAAAG TTCTGGCACTCCAGGCGAGGAAGAAGAGGGGGAAAGCAAAGAAGACCACCAAAAA GCAGCCAGTCAATCCAAGAGCTCGACAACATCCCCAGCAAGAAGCCTCGCCACAGGAACCCGAGGAACCTGAGGAGATCCTTGGCTCTGACGATGAGGAGCAGGAAGACCCCAATGACTACTGCAAAG GTGGCTACCACCATGTGAAAGTAGGAGACCTTTACAATGGAAAATACCATGTGATCCGGAAACTGGGCTGGGGACACTTCTCCACCGTGTGGCTCGCCTGGGACATCCA GGTTAAGAGGTTTGTTGCAATGAAGGTGGTGAAGAGTGCGGAGCACTACACAGAGACAGCAGTGGATGAGATCAAACTCCTCAGATCC GTCAGAAACTCAGACACCAATGACCCCAACCGGGAGATGGTGGTCCAGATGTTAGACGACTTCAAGATCTCTGGTATTAATGGAACTC ATGTCTGCATGGTGTTTGAGGTGTTGGGGCATCACTTATTAAAGTGGATAATAAAGTCCAATTACCAGGGGCTGCCCCTGCCATGTGTGAAGAGCATCATAAAACAG gTACTCCAAGGCCTGGACTACTTGCACACAAAGTGTCAGATCATCCACACAGACATCAAGCCAGAGAATATCCTGATGAGTGTCGATGAGCCTTATGTACGGAAGCTTGCAGCTGAAGCCACGGAGTGGCAGAGGGCTGGGGCTCCTCCTCCCTCCGGTTCAGCAA TAAGCACAGCGCCTGCTCCAAAACAG acgGTAAAAATGTccaagaacaagaagaagaagttaaaaaagaagcagaagcGTCAGGCGGAGCTGCTGGAAAAGTGCATCCTGGacctggaggagatggagaagaCCACAGAGCCAcgagaggatgaagaggatgaagatgaggacCCGCAGTCTCCAAAGGGACGGGCCTGCGCTCCACTCAGACAGGTGTCTATGCAGGAGATAGTTAACGAGGAGATAGAGG AGAGCAGTGTGGATGCAGATCTCATAAGGGTGGGACCAGAGGGACTGTCGGAGGTGAACTGCAATGGCCATGTGGAGTCAGACCAGAGGCAGTCCCAGTGGAGGGAAGAAGACCAACACAATGGCAACGCAGAGCCCACAGAGCAATGTGCCAGTCAGGAGGAGCAGCATGAGGAGTCCCCTGTTCAACTCATGTGCAATGGTGTGGACTCTGCGGATCTTACAGAGCTGGACACTGAGACTGAGGGCAGGGGTGCTCGtagtggaaaaactgagagaCACCATCCTGCTGGGCGGGAGGAGGGAGAGCTGCAGcaaagcattttgcaggaggaggatgaggatgagggagggCACGACAGACTGAACG GCAAGCTCACAGCAGGATCCCTGCTAGTTAACCCCCTTGAGCCAGTCAATTCAGACAAGATCAAGGTCAAGATTGCAGACTTGGGAAACGCCTGCTGGGTG caCAAGCACTTTACAGAAGACATCCAGACACGGCAGTACAGGTCCTTAGAGGTGCTCATTGGTGCTGGATACAGCACACCGGCCGATATATGGAGCACAGCCTGCATG GCCTTTGAGCTCGCCACAGGGGACTACTTGTTTGAACCACATTCTGGGGAAGATTATTCCAGGGATGAAG ACCATATAGCGCTGATCATTGAGCTGCTGGGGAGTGTCCCACGCAAACTCATTATGAGCGGCAAATATTCCAAGGATTTTTTCACCAAGAAAG GTGATTTGAAACACATCACCAAGCTGAAGCCGTGGGGCCTGCTCGAGGTGCTGATTGACAAGTATGAGTGGCCCCGTGAAGAAGCCGAGTGCTTTACTGACTTCCTGCTTCCCATGCTGGAGCTGATCCCAGAGAAGAGAGCCACAGCCGCGGAGTGCTTGCGTCACCCCTGGCTCACCCTCTAG
- the mapk14a gene encoding mitogen-activated protein kinase 14A isoform X1: MSQKERPKFYRQEVNKTIWEVPERYQNLSPVGSGAYGSVCSAHDMTSFSKVAVKKLSRPFQSIIHAKRTYRELRLLKHMKHENVIGLLDVFSPATSLKEFTDVYLVTHLMGADLNNIVKCQKLTDDHVQFLIYQILRGLKYIHSADIIHRDLKPSNLAVNEDCELKILDFGLARHTDDEMTGYVATRWYRAPEIMLNWMHYNMTVDIWSVGCIMAELLTGKTLFPGTDHINQLQQIMRLTGTPPASLINRMPSHEARNYISSLAQTPKRNFADVFIGANPLAVDLLEKMLVLDTDKRITAAEALAHPYFGQYHDPDDEPEAEPYDQSFESRELEIEEWKRLTYEELCSFEPPIFDEDDME; the protein is encoded by the exons ATGTCGCAGAAAGAGAGACCCAAGTTTTATCGACAGGAGGTCAACAAGACGATATGGGAAGTCCCAGAGCGGTACCAAAACCTGTCCCCGGTTGGCTCTGGCGCCTACGGCTCCGTCTG ttcgGCACATGACATGACATCATTTTCCAAGGTAGCTGTGAAGAAGCTCTCTCGGCCATTTCAGTCCATCATCCACGCCAAGAGAACGTACAGAGAGCTGCGGCTGCTGAAgcacatgaaacatgaaaat GTGATTGGCCTCCTAGATGTCTTCAGCCCTGCAACGAGTCTGAAGGAATTCACTGATGT GTATCTGGTGACTCACTTAATGGGGGCAGATCTCAACAACATAGTGAAATGTCAGAAACTCACAGATGACCACGTGCAGTTCCTCATATACCAGATCCTCAGAGGGTTAAAG TATATCCACTCCGCAGACATCATTCACAGA GATTTGAAACCTAGTAATCTGGCGGTGAATGAAGACTGTGAGCTTAAG ATTTTGGATTTTGGTTTGGCACGGCACACTGATGATGAGATGACTGGCTACGTGGCCACCCGCTGGTACCGCGCACCAGAGATCATGTTGAACTGGATGCATTACAACATGACAG TGGATATTTGGTCAGTGGGCTGTATAATGGCAGAACTCCTTACTGGAAAAACTCTTTTTCCTGGAACTGACC ATATAAACCAGCTTCAGCAGATAATGCGTCTAACAGGAACGCCCCCAGCATCTCTAATAAACAGGATGCCCAGCCATGAG GCCAGGAACTACATCAGCTCCTTGGCACAGACTCCCAAGAGGAACTTTGCTGATGTGTTCATTGGTGCCAACCCACTCG CTGTGGACCTCCTGGAGAAAATGCTGGTTCTGGACACAGACAAGCGGATAACAGCGGCCGAGGCTTTGGCTCACCCATACTTCGGCCAGTATCACGACCCAGACGACGAGCCAGAGGCCGAGCCCTATGACCAGAGCTTTGAGAGCCGCGAGCTGGAGATTGAAGAGTGGAAAC GATTAACCTACGAGGAGCTGTGTAGTTTTGAGCCACCTATCTTTGATGAGGACGACATGGAGTGA